One genomic segment of Streptomyces sp. NBC_00239 includes these proteins:
- a CDS encoding M23 family metallopeptidase, producing the protein MTALVLALLLALVPASAPAPYAAARPLPPPLRVLRWWDPPPTPYAAGHRGVDLAAPEGTGVRAVGPGRVHYAGQVAGRGVLSLTLPGGLRTTYEPVRPLVTEGEQVRAGQLVAVLAAGTHCAEPCLHWGLLAGDAYLDPLRLLPRPTPRLLPLP; encoded by the coding sequence ATGACCGCACTCGTCCTGGCCCTGCTGCTCGCCCTCGTGCCCGCATCCGCGCCCGCCCCGTACGCCGCCGCCCGCCCGCTGCCCCCACCGCTGCGCGTGCTGCGCTGGTGGGATCCACCGCCCACGCCGTACGCCGCCGGGCACCGCGGGGTCGACCTGGCCGCGCCCGAGGGCACCGGGGTCCGGGCCGTGGGGCCGGGGCGTGTGCATTACGCCGGACAGGTGGCGGGCCGCGGCGTCCTGTCCCTCACCCTCCCGGGCGGCCTGCGGACCACGTACGAGCCGGTCCGGCCGCTGGTCACGGAGGGCGAGCAGGTGCGTGCCGGCCAGCTCGTGGCCGTCCTCGCCGCGGGCACCCACTGCGCCGAGCCCTGCCTCCACTGGGGCCTCCTCGCGGGCGACGCCTACCTCGACCCGCTCCGCCTGCTCCCCCGCCCCACGCCGCGCCTCCTGCCCCTCCCCTGA
- a CDS encoding TetR/AcrR family transcriptional regulator, protein MAEHRTMQRAALLDAARSLLSEGGTDALTFPALAERTGLARSSVYEYFRSRAAVVEELCAVDFPVWAAEIEAAMEAADTPEAKIEAYVRSQLALVGDRRHRAVVAISASELDAGAREKIRAAHGGLVAMIVEALGALGHGQPRLAAMLLQGIVDAAVRRIELGAAEDPADVTAAAVSMALRGVRG, encoded by the coding sequence GTGGCCGAGCACCGGACGATGCAGCGCGCCGCCCTGCTGGATGCCGCGCGCTCCCTGTTGTCCGAGGGCGGGACGGACGCGCTGACGTTCCCCGCCCTCGCCGAGCGCACCGGGCTGGCCCGGTCCTCCGTGTACGAGTACTTCCGGTCCCGCGCCGCCGTCGTCGAAGAGCTGTGCGCGGTGGACTTCCCCGTGTGGGCGGCCGAGATCGAGGCCGCCATGGAGGCCGCGGACACCCCCGAGGCGAAGATCGAGGCCTACGTGCGCAGCCAGCTGGCGCTGGTGGGGGACCGCAGGCACCGGGCCGTCGTCGCCATCTCCGCGAGCGAGCTGGACGCGGGCGCCCGCGAGAAGATCCGCGCGGCCCACGGCGGGCTCGTCGCGATGATCGTCGAGGCGCTGGGCGCGCTCGGCCACGGGCAGCCGCGGCTCGCCGCGATGCTCCTGCAGGGCATCGTCGACGCCGCCGTCCGCCGGATCGAGCTCGGCGCGGCCGAAGACCCGGCCGACGTGACCGCCGCGGCCGTGTCCATGGCCCTGCGCGGCGTCCGCGGCTGA
- the whiG gene encoding RNA polymerase sigma factor WhiG, protein MPQHTSGSDRAAVPSAARGGVRPAAPSSLDELWRSYKDSGDERLREQLILHYSPLVKYVAGRVSVGLPPNVEQADFVSSGVFGLIDAIEKFDIERSIKFETYAITRIRGAMIDELRALDWIPRSVRQKARAVERAYATLEAQLRRTPTETEVAAEMGIGLEDLHTVFSQLSLANVVALEELLHVGGEGGDRLSLMDTLEDTAADNPVMVAEDRELRRLLARAINTLPEREKTVVTLYYYEGLTLAEIGNVLGVTESRVSQIHTKSVLQLRAKLADVGR, encoded by the coding sequence ATGCCCCAGCACACCTCCGGGTCTGACCGCGCTGCGGTGCCCTCCGCTGCCCGAGGCGGCGTGCGGCCCGCCGCACCCTCGTCGCTGGACGAGCTCTGGCGGTCGTACAAGGACTCGGGCGACGAGCGACTGCGCGAGCAGCTGATCCTGCACTACTCGCCGCTGGTGAAGTACGTGGCGGGCCGGGTCAGCGTGGGGCTGCCGCCCAACGTGGAGCAGGCGGACTTCGTGTCCTCCGGGGTGTTCGGGCTGATCGACGCCATCGAGAAGTTCGACATCGAACGCTCCATCAAGTTCGAGACGTACGCCATCACCCGGATCCGCGGGGCGATGATCGACGAACTGCGGGCGCTGGACTGGATCCCGCGCTCGGTGCGGCAGAAGGCGCGGGCGGTCGAGCGTGCCTACGCCACGCTGGAGGCCCAGCTGAGGCGGACTCCGACCGAGACGGAGGTCGCCGCCGAGATGGGGATCGGCCTGGAGGACCTCCATACGGTATTCAGCCAGTTGTCCCTGGCGAACGTGGTGGCGCTGGAGGAGCTGCTGCACGTCGGCGGCGAGGGCGGCGACCGGCTCAGCCTCATGGACACCCTGGAGGACACCGCCGCCGACAACCCGGTCATGGTGGCCGAGGACCGGGAGCTGCGGCGGCTCCTCGCCCGGGCGATCAACACCCTGCCGGAGCGGGAGAAGACGGTCGTGACCCTCTACTACTACGAGGGCCTCACCCTGGCGGAGATCGGGAACGTCCTCGGGGTCACCGAGAGCCGGGTCAGCCAGATCCACACGAAGTCGGTGCTGCAACTGCGGGCCAAACTGGCTGATGTGGGCCGGTGA